One window of Dendropsophus ebraccatus isolate aDenEbr1 chromosome 13, aDenEbr1.pat, whole genome shotgun sequence genomic DNA carries:
- the LOC138771223 gene encoding intelectin-1a-like, with amino-acid sequence MLPGGPSRMQAGLALLWMVMIPSSLCIKCVTKGPPKTSISPAPVVCPEKGPGNTTCCLRYHSCHDIKLCDKDAKDGIYTLTTVNGATYQTYCDMTTNGGGWTLVASVHENNMYGKCTDGDRWSSQQGNNRNVPEGEGNWANYAIFGTAEGATSDDYKNPGYYDVRAKDVGIWQVPNKTPPSLWRISALLRYRTNNGFLQSHGDNLFYLYQKYPVAYNIGTCQRDNGPAVPVVYDHGDETKTTNYYAPDSKSQYIPGYIHFRVFNNEKAALALCPGMKAIGCNTEHFCIGGGGYFPENNPRQCGDFAAWDWDGYGTHRGSSTSREITEASVLVFYR; translated from the exons ATGCTTCCAGGAGGACCTAGTAGGATGCAGGCAGGACTTGCCTTGCTGTGGATGGTCATGATTCCGTCCTCGCTTTGCA TAAAGTGTGTCACTAAAGGACCGCCGAAAACCAGCATTTCCCCAGCACCGGTTGTTTGCCCAGAGAAGGGTCCAGGAAACACCACCTGTTGTCTGCGATATCACAGCTGCCATGATATTAAGCTATGTGATAAAGACGCCAAAG ATGGGATTTATACTCTGACTACAGTAAATGGAGCCACCTACCAGACATACTGTGACATGACTACCAATGGTGGAGGCTGGACATTGGTGGCCAGTGTACATGAGAATAATATGTATGGGAAATGCACTGATGGAGATCGTTGGTCTAGTCAGCAAGGTAACAACCGGAATGTCCCAGAAGGCGAGGGTAACTGGGCAAATTATGCTATATTCGGAACTGCGGAAGGAGCCACCAGTGATGACTACaag AACCCTGGATATTACGATGTCAGGGCAAAAGATGTTGGTATATGGCAAGTACCTAATAAAACACCCCCCTCTCTTTGGAGGATTTCAGCTCTTCTAAGATATCGAACAAATAATGGCTTCCTGCAGTCACATGGCGACAATCTCTTCTATTTATACCAG AAATACCCTGTGGCATATAATATTGGCACCTGCCAAAGAGATAATGGACCAGCCGTGCCAGTTGTCTATGACCATGGAGATGAAACAAAGACAACTAACTATTACGCTCCTGACTCAAAAT CTCAGTACATTCCTGGTTATATTCATTTCCGGGTTTTTAACAATGAGAAGGCGGCACTGGCCCTGTGTCCTGGGATGAAAGCGATCGGGTGTAATACTGAACAT TTCTGCATCGGAGGTGGGGGATATTTCCCAGAAAACAACCCTCGCCAATGCGGAGACTTTGCTGCGTGGGACTGGGATGGATATGGGACACACAGAGGATCCAGTACGAGCAGGGAAATCACTGAAGCGTCTGTCCTCGTGTTTTATCGCTAA